The nucleotide window AGGAGATTGTTGAAAATAGAATTACCCACCAATCCGTCGAGAAAATCAAAACGATGGATGAACTTGTCGATCAGGTTCTTTCTGGACTTATTGTCATAATGGTTGAAGGTGAATCAATCGGACTCGTAGTCGATGTAAGAAGCTATCCCGGAAGACAACCCCAGGAACCTGATACCGAAAAGGTCGTGCGTGGATCTCGTGATGGCTTTGTAGAAAATATCATTGTCAACACTGCATTAACAAGAAGACGGATCAGGGATGAAAACCTGCGTTTCGAAATGATGAAGGTTGGCGAAAGGTCAAAATCAGATGTTGCAATTGGATATATAAAAGATATTGCGAATCCGGACTTGATTGAGGTCATCAAAAAGGAACTAAATACAATCAAAATAGATGGGATTACGATGGCAGATAAGACCATTGAGGAATTCCTTGTAAAACAGGGTTATAACCCTTACCCACTCGTAAGGTATACTGAACGTGCCGATGTAGCGGCGACCCATCTGTTAGAAGGACATGTCCTGATTTATGTGGATACATCTCCTAGTGTCATCATTACGCCAACGACCTATTTCCACCATCTTCAACATGCTGAAGAGTACAGGCAGTCACCTGGTGTCGGCACAATGGTTCGCTGGATACGATTCCTTGGGGTGCTTGCTTCATTATTACTTTTGCCGTTATGGTATTTATTTGTGCAGAATCCAGATCTGCTTCCGGATAAAATTTCATTTATCGGGCCGAATGAAGATTCCAATATTCCGATTTTCTTGCAGATCATGCTTGCAGATGGAGGCATTGAGTTCCTAAGGATGGCGGCCATTCATACGCCTACACCTCTCTCAACAGCGATGGGATTAATCGCTGCAGTCCTGATCGGGCAAATCGCAATCGATGTAGGATTATTTGTGCCAGAAGTCATCCTTTATGTTGCTGTGGCGGCAATCGGGACCTACGCAACGCCAAGTTATGAACTTAGCATAGCAAACAAAATAGGAAGGGTATTCCTGTTGATTTCGACTGCTTTATTCCATGTACCGGGATTTGTAGCAGGAACCACCGTTTGGCTGCTGATGCTTGCAAGTATTAAATCCCTGAACACTCCTTACCTATGGCCGTTTATTCCTTTTCATCCTGTAGCCTTCATGCAGATTATAATCAGGAGAGCTGTGCCAGGATCGAAAATCCGTCCAAGCATCGTTCATGCACGGAATCGCTACAAGCAGCCATCATAGTCCTGACCATGTTACAATTGCGCGTTCCCTCAAATTATGATAAAGTGTTTTTAATTTACTAAAGACTTAAAGCGAAAAATAAATAGACAGTTCATTAGGGGAACTGTCTATTTATTTATTTTCACGGCTAATCGTTCTGATACCGAAGCATGTAAACAAGTTTATGCTGAAATAACAGAACAATAAGAAAACAAGCTCAAATTAAATGATAGGCAAGGGATGAGGGGACAACATGGAATTTCATGGAACTGCAAAGGTTAACCGACTAGGGCATTTGGAGATTGGCGGTGTTGATACAATCCATTTGGCTGAAAAATATGGAACCCCGCTGTATGTTTATGACGTTGCCTTGATCCGGGAACGTGCAAGAGCATTCAAAAGGACTTTCGAGACTGCTGGGATTACCGCTCAAGTAGCTTATGCTAGCAAAGCTTTTTCAACCGTTGCGATGGTGCAATTGGCTGCGCAGGAAAACCTTTCGCTTGATGTCGTTTCTGGCGGCGAGCTTTATACGGCGCTAGCTGCTGGCTTTCCCACAGAAAGAATCCATTTTCATGGCAACAATAAAAGCCGGGAAGAGCTGGTAATGGCTATTGAAAACAATGTCGGCTGTATTGTAGTCGATAACTTTTATGAACTTGAAATGCTGAAGGATATTTGCAATGAGAAGAGTAAGGTAATCAAGGTTTTATTACGAGTTACACCAGGTATTGAAGCACATACACATGATTATATATTAACAGGCCAGGAAGATTCGAAGTTTGGATTTGATTTACAGAATGGACAGGCTGATACAGCTATGAAACTTTGCCTTGATGACAAGAATATCGATGTTCTGGGACTGCATTGCCATATAGGTTCACAGATTTTTGAAACAACAGGATTCATACTTGCTGCACAGAAAATTTTTGAAAAACTGCATCAGTGGAAAGAAGATTTGTCTTTTGATTCCAAAGTCCTCAATCTCGGCGGCGGTTTTGGTATTCGCTATACAGAAGAAGATGATCCTATTCCAGCAGCACAGTACGTAGAGGAAATTATTGCTGAGGTGAAAAAGCAAGCTTCTCACTATTCGATGACTATGCCGGAAATCTGGATCGAGCCAGGACGTTCCCTTGTTGGAGATGCCGGCACGACCCTTTACCGTATCGGTTCTCGAAAGGATGTTCCGAATGTCCGCCAGTACGTAGCTGTCGACGGGGGAATGAGTGATAATATTCGCCCGGCATTGTACCAGGCTAAATACGAAGCAGTTCTTGCAAACAGGGTAATGGACAATCCTGAAGAAACCGTATCGATTGCCGGTAAGTGTTGTGAATCGGGAGATATGCTAATTTGGGACCTTCCGTTGCCAAAGTCTGGTGACCAGGATCTTTTGGCTGTTTTTTGTACAGGTGCCTACGGCTATTCAATGACCAATAACTATAATCGCCTTCCAAGGCCTGCGGTCGTTTTCCTGGAGGATTCCAAAGATACGCTAGTGGTCCGTCGTGAAACATTTGAAGACATGGTGAAATTGGATCTTCCTTTTAAAGAAAAGGTGAAAAATTAAGCTGCACTCCGCAGCTTTTTTTGGTTGGTAAGCGGGGAACTATAAAATTGTACAGGTGTGGATAACTACATGTAGTATTCTTAATCTAGCTCCAGCGCTTGTCGGGGCTAACCAAGGCGCATGCGCTTTCCTTTATCCAGCTCCAGCGCCTAGCCCCTCGAGTCGCTTCGGTCCTGCCAATGAAGTCAAAGAACGACTTCACTGTCAGGCCCTCCAGCGCTTGTCGGGGCTAACCAAGGCGCATGCGCTATCCTGTTTAAGTTGGCTAAAATCCCGGTCTTATTGTAGAATTACTGATTGGGAGGGATTCTGGTTTGAAAAAGAACAACTGGCTGCTATTTGTGTTATTATTATTGATGTCTGTTGGATGGGGAGCATACTATTGGTTTTTTATCGTGCCAGGACAATAGCCACAGAAAAAGATTTGAAGTATCGGTACAGATTATGTATGATATTATCAATTCAATTAAAATGAAGAACCATAAATGACGGAAAAACATATATTATCAAAATGAAGTTTTAACATTTGATTGTTTGTGCTTTCTATTTCCGGGAAGCAAAGGTTTAAGTTGGATGAAATATGGAAAAAATGGTTTTGTTATCATTCCATTATTACTGTCAAACCACAATGAGGGATATCTATGTTAATTCGATATAAAAAGGCATTTGAAAAGATTGCGATGGGGTTGCTATCTTTCATGCCAAATGAGAAGGATCTGAAAAAACTTCAGCAGACAATGAGGAATTATGAAACAGATGATTCCTGGCAGCTGTTTTTATGGAAGGAAGGTGAAGATATCATCGGGCTATTGGGTGTTAACTTCACTGAAGATAAAATCATGCAGCTTCTTCACATCTCAGTGAACCCTTCACATCGCCATCAAGGGATTGGAAAGCGTATGGTCAATTCCCTGCAGGAGATGTTTCCTGAATGGAAAGCAGTTGCGAATGCTGAGACGGCTTCCTTTTTCGAAAAGTGCAATAGCGTAGAAGGCAGTGGATGTTAAATCCAACTGCCTTTTTATTTTTTTCTGCTTTTCCTTTCCTCAAGGGCCATCCGCCGATCTGAAATGACATCGCTTCGATCTCTTGTGGAGTGCCGATGGATTAAGTCTGGATTTTGCAGATTACTGCTTGTTCCCCATGTAAAACCATTATTTCTGCACTCATCATAGCAAAGTCTTTTAAGCTCGGTGTCGCATAAGGGCAGGTTAAAGCTGGTGTAAGGAGCGTTGTTGAGCAGGGTGTGCCTTCTTTTAGACAGTGTTTCTGTCAAAAGCTCAGGGTCGATTCCCAATTCTGCTGTTGATTCTTTTGTATCTGCAAAAATTTCCTCTGCTTTCGTTAAAGTCCTAATTGCTCCAGGAAAATTATTGCGGCGATGGTGGTAAGTTGACACAGCCAAAAGGATTAGTGCTACCCAAATCGATTTTTTATTGCCAGAATCTGTTGCTTTCCAATATTCTTCCAAGATCTCATGGCATTCAAAATAATCCCTGTCTCCGTGGAAATGAGAAAGGAATTGTATATAGGATGATGGATATTTTGTCATGTAATAACCCCCAATCAAGTACCCCTAGCTTAGCATAAATTTAATAAAATGATGAAACAAGAAAACAGCAAAGCTAAAAATGCCCGGCTGGTGCCGGGCATTTACTCATTGCTTTTCAAATTATCTTAGCTTATAACCAGGCTGCACCAACGATGATGAGCAAAATGAAAAGCACGACGATTAAAGCAAATCCAGCTCCGTATCCATAACCTTTTTTATCTGACATTTAGCATTACCTCCTATTAGTGAAATAGCCTAATATACAATTACAGCATATGCAGGTACGATGAGAAGGGTTTGGGCGCAAGCTTGTATTTTTAAGGATGAACTAGATATTTGTGCTTATAAATTTGTAATGGATAACATGAAGTTAATCTACTATACTTATATAATGATGCAGTTCATTATAGGAATTTTGGTGGGAAATAATGCAATATAACGTGAAAATTGAGGCCTTTGAAGGCCCGTTGGATTTACTTCTGCACTTGATCAATACTTTGGAGATTGATATTTATGATATACCTGTTGCGGAAATAACTGAACAGTATTTAATGTATATCCATGCGATGAAGGAATTGCAGCTCGATGTCGCAAGTGAATATCTTGTAATGGCAGCGACGCTGTTGGCAATAAAAAGCAAGATGCTCCTTCCTAAGCATGAAGAAGAATTGGAAGATGGATTTGATTTTGATCAAGAAGAGGATCCGCGAAATGAACTCGTGGAAAGATTGATTGAATATAAGAAATTCAAAGAGGCAGCAATTGACCTGAAATCCCTTGAGGAGGAACGGGGATTAATGTATACCAAACCTCCAAGTGACCTTACAGAGTATGCTGATGAAATAAAAGGTGAAAATACTAATCTTGATATATCTTTGTATGACATGCTTGGTGCATTTCAAAAGCTTTTAAGAAGGAAAAAACTACAAAGGCCCATATCGACTAAAATAGCCCGTCAGGAAATTTCCATAGAAAAAAAGGATGGACGAAGTCTTGAGTTTCCTGAAAATTAGCGGCACAAGGAAAAAATTCTATGACCTGTTTCCCGAATCTGACCGTGAACATATTGTCGTTACTTTCCTGGCAATTCTCGAACTTATCAAACGGAAAGAAATCGACGTTGAACAGGAACAAAACTTTGCTGAAATATATATGACAGCGAGAAAGGAGTAAGAGCGTGGGAATAGTGAAGTGGAAAGGGATATTAGAGAGCCTTCTTTTTGCAGCTGGTGATGAAGGGTTGAGCCTGAAGCAGATTACCTCTGTTCTGGAAGTTGATGAAATCCAGGCAAACGAAATTGTATCTGAACTTCAGAGGGATTATGAAAGGGATGAAAACCGCGGTATAACAATCGTCCAACTGGCAGGAACCTACCAGCTCGCTACTAAAAAAGAGCATGCTGATTATTTAAAGAAGCTTGTCGAATCACCAGGGACGGCACATCTGTCGCAAGCAGCACTTGAGACGTTGGCGATTGTAGCTTACAAGCAGCCAATCACAAGAGCAGAGATCGAAGAAATACGCGGAGTGAAAACGGAAAGGCCGCTTCATACTTTGTCTTCAAGGGCATTGATTAAAGAGGTTGGAAGAGCAGAAGGAACGGGACGGGCCATTTTATATGGAACGACAAAAGAATTCCTTGACTATTTTGGCTTGAAACATATTAGCGAACTGCCTCCTCTGCCGGATCATATTGAGGATGACGAATTGCAGGATGACGCGGATCTATTCTTCGAGAAATTCCAGGAAACAATGGAAACAGATCAATAGCTTTTGTGCACAAAGTTTGGAATATATGATAAAATCAAAATAATTATTTGGGAAATGCTTTAATTTGGATGCCGCACTGCAGGCTTCTTCTGGAAAAGCATTTCTTTCTACTCTTTATAAGATGCTACATATTTTTTGATAAAGGGCAACGCTTGTCAAGTCGCCTGTGCGATTCTTATAAGGATTTAAGAATGAATGTCCAACGGGAGGAATACCATGCTTATTAAGCAATGTATTGGTTATGAACTTGAAAAAGAAAAATCAAACACCTCGGAGGATTTTTTCAACCGAAGCGAAGTGACTTTTGTGGAAGATGGCAAGGAGAAGACCCTGCATGTTCTTTATGTAAGGTATTTTGATGAGTTGGCTGGAAGTATCACTCCATTTGAACAGGACCCAATCTTCAAGGCTGGAACGAAGGATGTATATATGAGGGATTTGGTAGCACTTGCTGCATTATTGAAAAATCCGGGATATCGCCATCGGAAAAGGGTATATATAAATGAACAGAGAGAGTTCGCGGATATATTCAAAGGACTGGATTATAGCAAGATTCCTGGAGTATTCGAGGGTATCGAGCAAAAAGGCAGCTTTGAAGTGCGCTCTCCCTTGGATTATATTGTCCAGCCGGTATAGAACAAGGCTGTTTTCGTGAACTTTGCTGGCTTTGCCTTTAGCTTTAATGGATTCTTGGTTGCGGGATATGATCTAAAGCCTGGTTCCTGAATAGTGTCGACTGCTAATATTGATGGTAAAGCAACAACTATCGAAAAAGTTATGGTAAAAATCCATTGGGGGTGTCAATTTGGGGAATACGATAGTTAAAACACAAATTGAGGAAGTAAAAGAATTCTTGGCAGATACTGTAGTTAAGCTTGAGAACTACCTGAATGTCACAACTCTTGAAGTTCTAAAACAAGAGCAGCAGGCAGACGAAGAATACTATAAAACGATTCTTTCAAGCCTTCGCAAGCTGGCTGTTTACTGTGAGGAAGGATTAGATGCCTGCAAGGTGATCCTTCATGCAGAGGTTTTTTCAAAACCTGCAGCTGAAAAAACATTATATCGAATATACTATCAATGCATTGAAGAATTCTTCTCACCTAAAAGTGATGCCTGGTATGAAGACAGCAGGGCTGCTTATACAGGGAAAAATGCCATCAAATTCAGACAACCAGTGTCAGCTGGAGTACACCATTTGATGGTCAGCCTCGAAAACGGTTTTCAAAGAAGCCGGGAAGAACTGGAATACTATGAAACAGATTACCGTACAAAAATGCTCCAATCAAGATAACCTAAACAAGGGAACAGCTATTTACAGCTGTTCCTTTTTTCATTTTACAAGAAAATTTTAGTGTGGATATCTATACGGGTTTTCTTTACACAGCTACTGCACCAGTCACCTCGAGACGCTGGCGCTTTTGGTTTTGGTTGTAACTTAGGATTTCTGTCAGTCCATCCTGTGAGGCAATCACCTTTTTATGTCATAACACTCCTTGTCCTGCATAAACTTGTACAAACTGCCAAAGGAGACGAGGGTCTGTCAATGAAAAGGAATTGGATGAAATTATTGTTAATTACCACTCTGTTGATATACTGCATTCCTCAAACAGTGCAGGCTTCTGTGTCGGTAAGTGCCAGAAGCGCAGTTTTGATAGAACAGGAATCTGGCAGGGTGTTATTTGAAAAAGATGCTCACAGAGTAAGTAGAATCGCCAGTATTACTAAAATCATGACGGCCATCCTTGCGATAGAATCGGGCATGCTGGATGAAAAGGTCAAGGTAAGCGAGACTGCTGTCCGTGCTGAAGGATCATCGATTTACTTGAAGCCCGGAGAAAAGATCAGGCTCGAGGATCTTGTGTATGGTTTGATGCTGAGGTCCGGCAATGATGCGGCTGTTGCAATTGCGGAACACGTAGGCGGCAGTCTGGATGGATTTGCATACCTAATGAACGAAAAAGCGCAGCAAATCGGCATGGAAAATACTCATTTTGCAAATCCACACGGGTTGGATGACCACGAAGACCACGTGTCCACAGCGTATGATATGACCATTCTGACACGCTATGCAATGAAAAATGAGATTTACAAGGAAATTTCCGGTACAAAAATACACCGGGCTCCTAATCCAACAGAAACATGGGACAGGGTATGGAAAAATAAAAACAGGCTGCTGACAGAGAAATATAAGTTTAGTACTGGCGGAAAAACCGGGTATACAAAGCGGGCGAAAAGAACTTTAGTCTCCACAGCAAAAAAGGACGATTTTGAGTTGATCGCAGTGACACTTAATGCACCTGATGATTGGAATGACCACATCCAGATGTTTGAAACAGGATTTTCAAATTACGATGTCGCAGAGATTCTTTCAAAAGGTAAAGTGACAGGGATAAAGGATTCGCATTATAAGAATAAAGTTTACCTGGATCATTCCTTTGTTTACCCGCTAACTTCAGAGGAAGAAGACAAGGTCAAAGTAGAATATCGATTGAAAAAGGCTGAAAAAAATGAAGAGGATATGCGAAATTCGATTGCAGGTCGGGCAAATGTCTACCTGGATGATAAGCAGATTGCAAGTCTGCCTGTCTATTTCAAGGTGGAGACAAAAGAAAAAAAGTCCTTCTTCGATCTTTTTAAGAATATCTTCACATCAATAGCAGGAATCAAGAATCATGGTTAATTATATATGGGTGGTTATGATCTTAATCGGACTTGGCTTTGCAATGGTGAATGGCACAATGGCTGAGGTGAACGAAGCGGTTTTTACTGGTGCAAAGGAAGCCATTACCCTTAGTATCGGCTTGATTAGCATCCTTGTATTCTGGCTTGGAATGATGAGGATCGCGGAGGATTCAGGTCTATTGTCAAAGCTCTCCACTTTATTTAAACCGGTGATTTCAAAGTTATTCCCTGAAGTACCTTCCAATCATCCTGCGATGGGCTATATCCTGTCGAACATGATTGCCAACATGTTCGGACTTGGGAACGCCGCTACACCTCTTGGGATCAAAGCAATGGAAGAACTGAAAGAGCTGAATGATGGGAAGAATGAAGCAAGCCGATCGATGATCACTTTCCTTGCAATCAATACAGCGAGCATCACCCTCATTCCGACGACGGTTATCGCGATCAGGATGAATTATGACTCAGCCAATCCAACGGATATCGTTGGACCTACTCTTGTGGCGACCGCTGTCTCTGCAGTTGCAGCGATATTAATTGACCGTTTCTTTTATTACAGAAGAAGCAAAAAGGGGTAAATCCAAATGGAAATTGTATCTGCCATATCACTATGGTTCATCCCTGTCATGATTGCCTTTATCCTGATTTATGGAACCTATAAAAAAGTCCCCACCTATGAAAGTTTTGTAGAAGGCGGTAAGGAAGGTATCAAAATGGCCGTTTCCATCATGCCATTTCTTGTAGGGATGATGGTGGCCATTGCTGTTTTTCGAGCGTCAGGCGCACTTGATGTAATGGTCAATTGGCTCCGGCCTGGTCTTGAGATGGTAGGGATCCCTGCTGAAATCGTCCCCCTTGCGCTGATTCGGCCAATTTCAGGGACAGCAGCGCTCGGAATTACGAGCGACCTAATAGGGGTACATGGTCCGGACTCTTTTATAGGAACACTCGCTGCCACACTCCAAGGAAGCACCGATACGACATTCTATGTCCTAACTGTATATTTCGGCGCTGTCGGCATAAAAAAAATGGGAGACGCACTCAAAGTCGGCTTTCTAGCAGATGCAGTAGCGATCATTACTGCAATAATTGTAGTTGCTTTTATGTTTTAAAAAAAAGCCATTATTAACACATGCAAGAGCACAAAATGAAATCTCATATGTCTATCATAAAGAGAAGATACCTGCTGCAGGTATCTTCTCTGTTTTTTTTTAACAAAAATCTAAAATAACAGAGCCAAACATAGTAAAAATCGCTACCTCAGTATTCGCAAACCAATCAATTATTAGGATAAAATAATATTACAGTAGGTTTATAAAACGAACTTTTGTTAAAGAACCATTAACTTTCCCTATTTATTTTTCACTTTTTACACCATTGCTTACTTTGAAAACAGCGAGAGTTATGTCATAATTCATAAGGATGGATTAGATATAAATATTAACCATAGTTAATTGATATTAATTAGGAGTGACCTTATGGAAAGACTGCAAAAAGTTATTGCTCATGCAGGAATAGCATCGAGAAGAAAAGCTGAGGAAATGATCCTCGAAGGAAGAGTCAGGGTTAATGGAAGTGTTATCAAGGAACTTGGCAGGAAGGTGACCCCATCTGACAGAGTTGAAGTTGATGGAGTCCAGATTGAAGGGGAAGAACCAGTATATTTCTTGTTCTATAAACCCCGCGGTGTTATTTCAAGTGTACATGATGATAAAGGCCGGAAGGTTGTTACCGACTTTTTTCAAACGATCGAACAAAGGATCTATCCCGTTGGGCGGCTAGATTATGATACATCAGGGCTGCTATTGCTTACGAACGATGGAGAATTTGCAAACTTGCTCATGCATCCAAGCAATGAGATTGATAAGATGTATGTGGCAAAGGTAAAAGGAATTCCTTCAAAGGAAAAGCTGACTAGCCTGGCTCGAGGCGTCATGCTTGAAGATGGAAAAACTGCACCGGCTAGAATAAAATTGCTAAGTGTTGATAAAAAGAAGGATACAGCAATTGTCGAAATCACGATTCATGAGGGCCGAAATAGACAGGTCAGAAGAATGTTCGATGCCATCGGGCATCCTGTATTGAAATTAAAAAGGGAAAAATACGGTTTCCTGACGCTGAATGGCTTAAGGACTGGGGAAATCAGAGAGCTTACACATCACGAAGTCAAGCAGCTTCGTGTATTGGCTATGAAAAAATCTTAACTTTTCAACACTGTTATAGTTAGAATGTTATAATAAGGGAGAAATACGGTGGGAGGTTTAGGGAATGAAGCAGAAGCGTCTAATCACTCGAACTATTATTCTCGCGGTTATGGTTTTGGCTGTTGGCTATACTTTATACGCTAACATGAATAAGGATAAAAACCAGAAGATTGTGATTGGAAAACCTGCTCCTGATTTTGTCCTTGTAGATATGGAAGGCAATAAGCACAGGCTTTCCGAATATAAGGGACAAGGAGTTTTTCTTAATTTTTGGGCAACATGGTGCAAGCCATGTGAGAGAGAAATGCCTTATATTGAAAAGCAGTATCAGCAGTTTAAGGACCAGGGTGTTCAAGTCCTGGCAATTGACTCAGGTGAATCGAAACTTGCCGTTAATAGGTTTATTGAACGGAAAGGTATGACATTTCCAGTGATGATCGACGAGGGACCAGTTCAGGCAGCATATGGGATCAACCCCTTGCCAATAACCTTTTTGATTGATAAAGAAGGAATTGTCGTAAGGAGTCATACTGGTGAATTAGATGAAAAAACAGTCCGTGATTTCATGGAGCAGATAAAACCTTAATAAAGTAAGGGGAGCAGGGAGTTTTTACTATGAACGAAGTAAAATGCGAGTGCGGCTATGTAAATCCGCAGGGAACAATCCTATGTGAATCTTGCGGAAGAATGCTGGAGGAAAAGGAGAAAGAAAAACAGCTAGTCGATATGCGTTATGAAGGAAGCGCACGCCGTTCCCAAACATATAACAAGACAATCATCGATAAAATCTGGAATTTCTTTTCGTCGGTTAAAGTAGGAGTGTGGCTGATCGTCATTCTCTTGATTGCATCCTCTTTAGGAACGATCTTTCCACAGGAAATGTACATTCCGCCAGTCATGCCCGCATGGGAATACTATGAAGAGCAATACGGTTGGTTAGGAAAGCTTTATTATGACCTTGGTTTCCATAACCTGTACAGTTCATGGTGGTATTTGTTATTAATCGCTGCGCTTGGTATATCACTTGTTATTGCCAGTATTGACAGGGTGGTTCCATTATACAGATCACTTAAAAACCAGCGAGTATCGAGGCATGAAAGCTTTTTGAAGCGCCAGAGAATGTTCAGCACTTCAGATGCTGTACTAACTGATGAAGCAGTAGGGAAAATCAAAGAAAACCTTACCAAAAAACGGTATAAGCTGCGTGAGGAAAATGATGACATTCTTGCGGAGAAAAATCGCTTTTCACGATGGGGCCCATATGTAAACCATCTGGGACTAATCATTTTTCTGATTGGCGGCATGCTGAGGTTCGTACCTGGGATGTATATCGATGAAATCCTCTGGCTAAGGGAAGGCGAGACAAAAGCCATTCCTGGGACTGAAGGCCGCTATTATCTTGAAAACAATCAATTTATCTTTGAAGTATATGACAAGGAAAAAGATGAGGAAGTTTTCCAGGATGCGATTAACAAGGCAGGGACGGTTGTTAAAAACTATCAAACCAATGCCACGTTATATCAAAGGCAGGGAGTAATTGTCCCTGGTGAAAAACCTGAACTTGAAAAAATCCGTGACCAGGCAATTCAGGTCAATAAGCCGCTGAAGATAGATGGCTTTGCTTTATACCAGGTTGATTATAAGCTTGATGAAATGAACAAAATGGCGTTCAAACTGGAGAATAAAAAAACGAATGAACAATTTGGTGATGTAGTTGTAGATTTATATGGCACTGAAATGGAGTACGAATTAGGGAAAGGCTACAAAGTCGAAGTGATGAGCTATTTCCCCGATTTTGAGTTCAATGAAGATGGGGAACCTGCTACAAAGTCGCGAATCCCGAATAATCCTGCGTTCATCTTCAAGATGTTCAGCCCGGAAAAGCCTGAAGGGGAAGTCAGTTTCGTAGCCATCAGGCAAAATCTCGAACCATTGGGTGAAAATGATTACAAGATGACATTCAATGGGATCGAAACGAAGAATGTTACCGCTCTGACTGTCAGAAAAGACCATACTCTTTGGATCATCGCGCTTGGAGGATTAATATTCATGATCGGTGTAATCCAGGGGGCGTATTGGAATCATCGACGTATATGGTTGAGAAGAATAAATAACCAGGTGTGGACAGCCGCTCATACAAACAAAAACTGGCACGGCTTAAAAAGGGAGCTTGAAGATGTCTTTTCAGATTCAGGAATAGCTGCTCCAGAAGACCAGGTGTCAGAAGAAAAGAAGGAGTAAGGAGGGAAAATAATGGTTGAATTGAGTTCTAACTTTCTGTTTGCAGCATTTATCCTCTATCTAGTCGGTATTTTGTTTTTCGGGGGAGCTATTAAAGATAAAAGGCATGATAAAAAGGACACCCCTAATAAATGGGCGAAAATTGGACTTGTTGTAACGATTGCGGGATTCCTTTCGCAGTTGACATTTTTCATTTTAAGATGGATTGCTTCCGGACACGCGCCAGTCAGCAACCTGTTCGAATTCACAACATTTTTCGGAATGTCATTGGTTGGGGCATTTATCGTTATTTATTTCATGTATAAAACTCCATTGCTGGGATTGTTCACATTGCCGGTAGCTGCTTTAATCATCGCCTATGGAAGCATGTTCCCAAGGGATGTTACACCGTTAATTCCGGCACTTCAAAGTTACTGGCTCCACATACACGTAACGACAACAGCAATCGGGCAGGCAATCCTGGCTATCAGTTTTGCTGCAGGACTGATCTATCTCGTGAAAAGTGTAGACCAGACTAAGAAAAGTAAAAGTACTTTATGGCTTGAGATTGTTTTGTTTGGATTGATCAGTACACTGGGCTTCGTATTTGTCTCGAGTTTCTTCGCAGCTACAGATTATTCAGCGAATTTTAACTACATCAACAAGGATGACCAGCCCGCTACTGAAGAATATACAGTTCCAGCTCTTGTTGGACCCCATCAGTTTGAGATAAC belongs to Mesobacillus subterraneus and includes:
- the ccsB gene encoding c-type cytochrome biogenesis protein CcsB → MVELSSNFLFAAFILYLVGILFFGGAIKDKRHDKKDTPNKWAKIGLVVTIAGFLSQLTFFILRWIASGHAPVSNLFEFTTFFGMSLVGAFIVIYFMYKTPLLGLFTLPVAALIIAYGSMFPRDVTPLIPALQSYWLHIHVTTTAIGQAILAISFAAGLIYLVKSVDQTKKSKSTLWLEIVLFGLISTLGFVFVSSFFAATDYSANFNYINKDDQPATEEYTVPALVGPHQFEITDKERFEPLFQTPALIDAKQLNTVIWSLAAGIVLYLLLRAILRKRVAAALQPWTKNINMDLVDEIGYRSVLIGFPVFTLGGLIFAMIWAQIAWTRFWGWDPKEVWALITWLFYAAFLHLRLSKGWHGEKSAWLAVIGFIIIMFNLVAVNLVIAGLHSYAGS